The Nymphaea colorata isolate Beijing-Zhang1983 chromosome 5, ASM883128v2, whole genome shotgun sequence DNA segment AGGTAAAAAGACATCTGGAGATAATTATTTAGAAGATAAAAAGGTCCAATCCGTAGGAGCACGAGACCAGCAGCGACCAGCAAGCTAGGCACTTATTGGTACGCTGTGCAGGACGAGTGCATCGATAGTGATGCCAGGTCCAATCCCTAGGAGCACGCCCCACTCCAATCCTTCACCAGTCGTGGCCAAGCCTTCCTCCTTCGATTTCTTCCTCATCTCATCCATGACGAACAGCACAGAAGCGCTTGACATGTTCCCATACTCGCTCAACACATACTTACAAGCTTGCAGCTTCTCCGTCTTCAATTTCAATCGCTCCTCCATTTGGTTCAGGATTGCAGGCCCTCCTGGAtggacaataaaaaaaatcgagTTCCAGTCCCAGATGCCAAGCTGGCCGAATGCCTCGATCAAGATCTTCTCAATGTTGGTAGAGACGAGTGTCGGGAGTCGTGGTTGGAGTTGGATAGTCAAACCCATTTCCTTTAGGTGCCCTTCCACGGCCCCCTCGCTATCGGGCAAAATGGTTTCGAAGGCCGAAGCGATCTCGAAAACGGCTTTCTCGACGTTGGGGAGAGGGTCGGCCCCAACTATAACAGCAGCAGCTCCATCACCAAAGAGTGCTTGGCCGACTAAGTTATCGATTTGAGTCCCGCTGCCTGGTCCGCGAAATAGGACGACACTCATCTCGCAGCATATGACCAGCACCCTTGCGCCCTTGTTGTTCTCTGCTATGTCCTTGGCTA contains these protein-coding regions:
- the LOC116254980 gene encoding chalcone synthase-like encodes the protein MASNIGEFSVGQRSIGRAAVLAIGTAVPPNTVEQGSYPDYYFRITNSEHMTELKEKFKRICEKTTIKKRHMFLTEEMLKKHPNICTYMAPTLDVRQAMLIAEVPRLGKEAAVKAIQEWDQPKSSITHLIFSTIGGVDLPGADYQVIKLLGLSPSVQRVMLYQQGCFGGGATLRIAKDIAENNKGARVLVICCEMSVVLFRGPGSGTQIDNLVGQALFGDGAAAVIVGADPLPNVEKAVFEIASAFETILPDSEGAVEGHLKEMGLTIQLQPRLPTLVSTNIEKILIEAFGQLGIWDWNSIFFIVHPGGPAILNQMEERLKLKTEKLQACKYVLSEYGNMSSASVLFVMDEMRKKSKEEGLATTGEGLEWGVLLGIGPGITIDALVLHSVPISA